A stretch of DNA from Calditrichota bacterium:
AATTCGTCAAATTCGGCGACAGGGAAAATATATCATTTTCGATTTTTCTGACGGCGGCCAGTTAATCATTCACCTGCGCATGACAGGAAAATTAATCTGGTCAGAGAGGAAATTTGAAAAGGAAAAATACACGCGCACTGTTTTTCATTTTGCATCGGGAGGGCTCTTGCAGTTTCAGGATACGCGCGCTTTGGGCACGCTGCTTTACCTGCCGCCCGGCGATGTGCAAAAATTTGCTCCGCTCACCGGCCTTGAGCCGTTGGACGATTGCTGGACTTTAGACGCTCTGCGCCAGCGGATTCAGAATTCCCGGCTGGACGCCAAGTCTTTTCTGATGGATCAAAAAAAGATTGCTGGCATCGGTAATATTTACGCCAGTGAAATTCTTTTCCGCTGTCAGATCCATCCCGAACGGCGCGTGAATGAACTTAGCGATGCCGAAATCAAAGCCCTCTTTGAGCAAATTCCCTTTGTACTGAATCTGGCAATCGAAAAAATGGGCACGTCGCTCGGCGACGGCAAAAGCAATTTCCGCAGCGTTTACAATATCGAAGGCGAATTTCAGAAAATGATCCAAGTTTACGGCAGAGAAGGTGAGCCCTGTTTGGTCTGCGGCAGTCCGATTATCAGAATAAAACAGAAGGGGAGAAGCAGCTATTTTTGTGGGAAGTGTCAGAAGTGAGACATTTTTATCAGCGCTCATTTTCCAAACCATCAAATGTAAATGAGCTTGCAAATTTGATACTCTGTGGTAGTGGTCTGTTCTCTGCTATCGAGAAAGCGCTGAAAAATTTTAATTCAAGTTTTCAGCGCTTTTCCCTATTTTATTGCTTATTTTATTTCATCAACGCCATCTT
This window harbors:
- the mutM gene encoding DNA-formamidopyrimidine glycosylase → MPELPEVETIIRQLRVKVVGQVISHVEIFRASQWKLNDANEVPEKLVGKQIRQIRRQGKYIIFDFSDGGQLIIHLRMTGKLIWSERKFEKEKYTRTVFHFASGGLLQFQDTRALGTLLYLPPGDVQKFAPLTGLEPLDDCWTLDALRQRIQNSRLDAKSFLMDQKKIAGIGNIYASEILFRCQIHPERRVNELSDAEIKALFEQIPFVLNLAIEKMGTSLGDGKSNFRSVYNIEGEFQKMIQVYGREGEPCLVCGSPIIRIKQKGRSSYFCGKCQK